One genomic segment of Candidatus Polarisedimenticolia bacterium includes these proteins:
- a CDS encoding dodecin family protein, giving the protein MAESVYKIIELVGTSSESWEKAAAAAVKRASQTLRDLRVAEVATLDMQIKDGKVEAYRAKLKVSFKYEG; this is encoded by the coding sequence ATGGCCGAAAGCGTCTACAAGATCATCGAGCTGGTCGGAACGAGCAGCGAGTCCTGGGAAAAGGCGGCGGCCGCGGCCGTCAAGCGCGCCTCGCAGACCCTCAGGGATCTGAGGGTCGCGGAGGTGGCCACGCTCGACATGCAGATCAAGGACGGCAAGGTCGAGGCCTACCGCGCCAAGCTGAAGGTCTCGTTCAAGTACGAAGGCTAG
- a CDS encoding zinc-dependent metalloprotease family protein — protein MSQRCIGSILRSLPYGIAAILMLIAGPAATIRAAEPSSGTLSGSNDEATWTGTFYAPNPAACATSSDPLCDHFRLTIDGGSIRRVLIAISPEAGFEDDDYDLFVYDDQGVLVASQADGDGNESVVIENTSSTFYEVRVQPFLITPGSTYRGVAMKTREQAVDADGADCLEAVPSDAGVPGVTDAGQSIELSVMLLLDGTDATVAGQLMARAAESYAPLGINLVLKKTKAVSYTSSVSEDLIAAAKATVGGVPPRGIDLVGVFTTKEMQAIAGGATVVGQADCIGGVRFDEHSFFVVSDIRSIEDPQTGTTGTLNALGLNPNVDATAEVMAHEMGHLMGAHHHYANCVEGNLSSAGPNDLSPCTLMFNAVNFASLNFGVLSGAVVRGHAVGYAAP, from the coding sequence ATGAGCCAGCGGTGCATTGGATCGATCCTTCGAAGTCTTCCGTACGGCATCGCCGCAATCCTCATGCTGATCGCCGGACCTGCGGCGACGATACGAGCGGCCGAGCCGTCCAGCGGCACGCTCAGCGGCAGCAACGACGAGGCGACCTGGACGGGCACCTTCTACGCCCCCAATCCAGCCGCCTGCGCGACGAGCTCCGATCCGCTGTGCGATCACTTCCGCCTGACCATCGACGGCGGCTCGATCCGGCGGGTCCTGATCGCCATTTCGCCCGAGGCGGGGTTCGAAGACGACGACTACGACCTGTTCGTCTACGATGACCAGGGGGTCCTGGTCGCGAGCCAGGCGGACGGCGACGGCAACGAATCGGTCGTGATCGAGAACACCAGTTCGACGTTCTACGAAGTGCGGGTGCAGCCGTTCCTCATCACCCCCGGCTCGACCTACCGGGGCGTCGCCATGAAGACCCGCGAGCAGGCGGTCGACGCCGACGGGGCCGATTGCCTCGAGGCGGTCCCGTCGGACGCCGGCGTCCCCGGGGTGACCGACGCCGGGCAGTCCATCGAGCTCTCCGTCATGCTGCTCCTCGACGGCACCGACGCGACCGTCGCCGGACAGCTGATGGCGCGCGCCGCCGAGTCGTACGCGCCGCTCGGCATCAACCTGGTCCTGAAAAAAACGAAGGCCGTCTCCTACACGTCCTCGGTCTCGGAGGACCTCATCGCCGCGGCCAAGGCGACGGTGGGCGGGGTCCCCCCTCGGGGGATCGATCTGGTCGGCGTATTCACGACCAAGGAGATGCAGGCCATCGCCGGCGGCGCGACGGTGGTCGGGCAGGCCGACTGCATCGGCGGCGTCCGCTTCGACGAGCATTCGTTCTTCGTCGTCAGCGACATCCGCTCGATCGAGGATCCGCAGACCGGGACGACCGGCACGCTGAACGCTCTGGGCCTCAACCCCAACGTCGATGCGACGGCCGAAGTCATGGCGCACGAGATGGGGCACCTGATGGGGGCGCACCACCACTACGCCAATTGCGTGGAGGGGAACCTGTCGAGCGCCGGCCCCAACGATCTTTCCCCGTGCACGCTGATGTTCAACGCGGTCAACTTCGCGTCGCTGAACTTCGGAGTCCTCAGCGGGGCGGTCGTCCGCGGGCACGCGGTAGGGTACGCGGCCCCCTGA
- a CDS encoding GAF domain-containing protein, whose product MTGKQICRALETMMNEGAGLEKMLAAAVDHLHRSNPRFHWTGIYELYPDSVLRLGPFIGAPTDHVFIAVGRGICGTAVAEKRNIVVPDVSKAPNYLACSTSTRSELVVLIRKGDRIFAQIDIDSHDLDAFDAATVAEVEQVADYLAGAYLKTVDP is encoded by the coding sequence GTGACCGGAAAGCAGATCTGCCGGGCGCTCGAGACCATGATGAACGAGGGGGCCGGCTTGGAGAAGATGCTGGCCGCCGCGGTCGACCACCTGCACCGATCCAATCCGAGGTTTCACTGGACGGGCATCTACGAGCTGTATCCCGACAGCGTCCTGCGGCTGGGACCGTTCATCGGCGCCCCCACCGATCACGTCTTCATCGCCGTGGGCCGCGGGATCTGCGGCACGGCGGTGGCGGAGAAGCGCAACATCGTCGTCCCGGACGTCTCGAAGGCCCCCAACTACCTGGCCTGCTCGACGTCGACGCGCTCGGAGCTGGTCGTTCTGATCCGCAAGGGGGACCGGATCTTCGCGCAGATCGACATCGACAGCCACGACCTGGACGCCTTCGATGCGGCCACCGTCGCCGAAGTGGAACAGGTGGCCGATTACCTGGCCGGAGCCTACCTCAAGACGGTGGACCCGTAA
- a CDS encoding PAS domain S-box protein produces MGAASRNARKAADPDLSESAHERKVAEGERRLRSLDERLRVLERERQKLSALLHHTDAGFVSFDSSLRVVWANEMFGRRFGGANDAGSILGKACNSILCVRPEPCEECPAARAFTSGTVAHHEMRLETGGGSRDIYVTAMPIRSLAGAVDESIVMLQDVSDLRVLRQSEARKGAILDTALDAILTIDHLGKITEFNRAAEQMFGYARAEAMGREMAELIIPENLRGKHRAGLERTVRTGESRMANRRLEMTAMRRDGTEFPVEIIITRIPLPGTPLFTGYVRDLSERRKAEEALRKSEEQLRQSQKMEAVGLLAGGIAHDFNNLLTVIGGRCDLLRLRLAPDDSTRRELEVIKDASARATALTHQLLAFSRRQVLAPKVLNLNSVISNLLPMLQRLIGEDINLGTKLGPDLGHVKADPGQIEQVVMNLVVNARDAMAQGGKLLIETQNADVDEAYARQHVPTQPGRYVLLVVSDNGTGMNRDTQTRIFEPFFTTKEQGKGTGLGLATVYGIVKQSGGYIWVYSEVGHGTTFKIYVPRVDEAIAPDRPPRAPIQASGVSETILLVEDEEIVRSLAREILETRGYKVLEAQGGREALQICERYDDVIHLVLTDVVMPEMSGRVLAGHLAKVRPAAKVLYMSGYMGDAIARHGMLEAGVAYLQKPFTIESLTQKVREVLDRPAP; encoded by the coding sequence ATGGGTGCCGCGTCCCGGAACGCCCGCAAGGCAGCCGACCCCGACCTCTCCGAGAGCGCCCACGAGCGGAAGGTCGCCGAAGGCGAACGGCGTCTGCGCTCGCTCGACGAGAGGCTGAGAGTCCTCGAGCGGGAGCGGCAGAAGCTCTCCGCGCTCCTGCACCACACGGACGCGGGCTTCGTCTCCTTCGACTCGTCGCTCCGGGTGGTCTGGGCCAACGAGATGTTCGGCAGGCGGTTCGGCGGCGCGAACGACGCGGGCTCGATCCTCGGCAAGGCCTGCAACTCGATCCTGTGCGTTCGTCCGGAGCCGTGCGAGGAGTGTCCCGCCGCGCGGGCCTTCACCTCCGGAACGGTGGCCCACCATGAGATGCGGCTGGAGACGGGCGGGGGATCCCGGGACATCTACGTCACGGCGATGCCCATCCGATCGCTGGCCGGGGCGGTCGATGAGTCGATCGTCATGCTGCAGGACGTGTCGGACCTGAGGGTCCTGCGCCAGAGCGAGGCCCGCAAGGGGGCCATCCTGGACACGGCCCTGGACGCCATTCTCACCATCGATCATCTCGGGAAGATCACGGAGTTCAACCGGGCCGCGGAGCAGATGTTCGGGTATGCGCGGGCCGAGGCGATGGGCCGGGAAATGGCGGAGCTCATCATCCCGGAGAACCTGCGCGGGAAGCACCGGGCGGGGCTGGAGCGCACCGTCCGGACGGGGGAGAGCCGGATGGCGAACCGCCGTCTGGAGATGACCGCCATGCGCCGGGACGGGACCGAGTTCCCCGTGGAGATCATCATCACGCGGATCCCGCTGCCCGGGACACCCTTGTTCACGGGCTACGTCCGCGATCTGAGCGAGCGCCGGAAGGCCGAGGAGGCCCTGCGCAAGAGCGAGGAGCAGCTGCGCCAGTCGCAGAAGATGGAGGCGGTCGGGCTGCTGGCCGGCGGGATCGCGCACGACTTCAACAACCTCCTGACCGTCATCGGCGGGCGCTGCGACCTCCTGCGCCTGCGCCTTGCCCCGGACGACTCGACGCGGAGGGAGCTCGAGGTCATCAAGGACGCTTCGGCGCGCGCCACGGCGCTCACCCACCAGCTCCTGGCGTTCAGCCGCCGTCAGGTGCTGGCGCCGAAGGTCCTGAATCTCAATTCGGTCATCAGCAATCTCCTGCCGATGTTGCAGCGCCTGATCGGCGAGGACATCAACCTCGGGACGAAGCTGGGCCCGGATCTCGGGCACGTCAAGGCCGACCCGGGACAGATCGAGCAGGTGGTCATGAACCTCGTCGTCAACGCCAGGGACGCCATGGCGCAGGGCGGGAAGCTCCTCATCGAGACCCAGAATGCCGACGTCGACGAGGCCTATGCCCGGCAGCACGTTCCGACGCAGCCGGGCCGTTACGTCCTGCTGGTGGTCAGCGACAACGGGACGGGGATGAACCGCGACACGCAGACCCGCATCTTCGAGCCGTTCTTCACCACCAAGGAGCAGGGGAAGGGGACGGGGCTGGGCCTGGCGACCGTCTATGGGATCGTGAAGCAGAGCGGCGGCTACATCTGGGTCTACAGCGAAGTGGGACACGGAACGACGTTCAAGATCTACGTGCCGCGCGTGGACGAGGCGATCGCGCCGGACAGGCCGCCCAGGGCGCCGATCCAGGCGTCGGGGGTGTCCGAGACCATCCTGCTCGTGGAAGACGAGGAGATCGTCCGCTCCCTGGCGCGGGAGATCCTCGAGACACGCGGCTACAAGGTCCTCGAGGCGCAGGGAGGCCGCGAGGCTCTCCAGATCTGCGAGCGGTACGACGACGTCATCCACCTCGTGCTCACCGACGTCGTCATGCCCGAGATGAGCGGCCGGGTGCTGGCCGGACACTTGGCGAAGGTCCGCCCGGCGGCGAAGGTGCTCTACATGTCGGGGTACATGGGGGATGCCATCGCCCGGCACGGCATGCTCGAGGCCGGGGTGGCCTATCTCCAGAAGCCCTTCACGATCGAGTCGCTCACGCAGAAAGTCCGTGAGGTCCTGGATCGGCCGGCCCCGTGA